In the Anaerostipes caccae L1-92 genome, GGCAAAGTATTGACATGACAATGAAGAAATCATATAATTTACCCATAAAACAAAAATAAACGGACATAAAACAACGTAAACAAAATTTAATGAGGTAGATCATGAAAAATTGGAAAGAGTATGTGTTTGATGTCAACGGATTTCAGATCAATACGGTTTACAGCGGGGAAGCCATAGAAACCATTTTTCTGCCCATGCTGAGAAAGCTCACCGGGATGCAGAAAAAACTGGGCCGGAGACTGATCGTATTTCTGGCGGCGCCGCCGGCAGTGGGAAAGACGACATTGTCCAAGTTTCTGGAATATCTGGCTTTGCAGCATGAAGATCTGACAGAGATACAGGCTATAGGCCTGGACGGTTTCCACTACCATTCAGATTACATCAATTCCCACAATGCGGTCGTGATGGGAAAAGAAGTGCCGATGAAGAAAGTCAAGGGATGCCCGGAAACATACGATACTAAAAAACTGGAAGACAAGCTGAAAAAGATTAAAGAAGAGGACATTCTGTGGCCCATATATGACAGAAACATCCACGATGTGGTGGAAGATGTAGAAAAGATCACGAAGGACATTGTGCTGATCGAAGGCAACTGGCTGCTTCTTGACGAGGAGCCGTGGAAGACATTAAAGGATACCGCAGATTATACAATAATGATCCGCTCAGAAGAAGAGACGTTAAAGGAACGGCTGATCGGAAGAAAGATGAAGGGCGGACTTACGAGAGAAGAGGCAGAGGACTGGTACATAAACAGCGACAGCGTGAATGTGAGAAGGGTTTTGGAGACTTCTCTGGACGGGGATCTGATGTTAAAAGTAGAAGCAGACGGAGATTATATAGGAGGATAAAGGATGAAATCAACAGCAGCAGTTCTGGCAGGGAAAAATCAGGTATATGTAAAAGAAGTGGAGCTTCCGGAAATCGGGGAAGAAGAACTTTTGGTAAAGGTTGTGTCAAACAGCATCTGCCTTTCAACTTATAAGGCGGCACTGAGAGGCGGGGAGCACAAGAGAGTGCCGGATGATCTGAGTCCGGAGCACCCGACGATTACCGGCCATGAGTTTGGCGGATACATCGTAGAAGTGGGAGAAAAGCTGAAAGACCGCTTCAAGCCGGGAGAGAAATTCGTACTTCAGCCGGCTATGGGACTTCCGAGCGGATATTCTGCCGGATACAGCTACGAATACTATGGAGGAAATGCAACTTACTGCATCATTCCGAAGGTTTCCATCGACATTGGATGCGTACTTCCATATGACGGTGATTATTTTGCAAATGCGTCTCTGGCAGAGCCGATGTCATGTATCATCGGGGCATTTCACGCTACCTACCACACAACACCATATGTGTATGAGCACAGAATGGGATTAAAGGACGGTGGAAGTGTTGCGCTGTTAGGATGTGCTGGCCCGATGGGAATCGGAGCCATTGATTATGCATTAAATGGACCGTACAATTCAAAGCGCATCGTTGTAACAGATATCAATGAAGAAAGGCTTGAGAGGGCAAAATCCCTGATCACTCCGGAGGATGCGGCATCTAAGGGCGTGGAACTCATCTATGTGAACACCGCAGGAAAAGAAAATGCGGTAGAAGAACTGAAAGAATTAAACGGCGGAAAGGGATACGATGAGGTGTTCGTATTCGCACCGGTAGAATCCCTCATCGAGATGGGAGACGACCTTTTAGGAAACGACGGCTGCCTGAATTTCTTTGCAGGTCCTACGGACAACAACTTCAAGGCAAAGTATAATTTCTACAATGTCCACTATGAAGGAACCCATATCTGCGGAACTTCAGGGGGAGCGCCTGCGGATATGATCGAGTCTCTGGAACTGTCTGCGGCTGGAAAGATCAATCCGTCTTACATGGTCACACACATTGGAGGCATTGACGCGGCACCGGATACGATCCTGAATCTGCCGAAGCTTCCGGGAGGCAAAAAGCTGATTTACCCTCATATCAAGATGGAGTTGACTGCCATCGAAGATTTTGAGAAACTGGGAAAAGAAAACGAAATGTTTGCACATCTGGCGGAGATCTGCAAGGCAAACAACAATGTGTGGTGCAAAGAGGCAGAAGAATATCTTCTCGATACTTTAGCGCCGGAAAAATAAGAGAGAATGATGCAGAAGGAGTCCTGATTAGTTTCAGGGCTCCTTTTTTCGGAAATTGTTGACTTTGAGTGAGCTCCAAGTGCTATGATAGAGAAAACCATTGAAATGAAGAAAGGTCAGGGACAAATAATATGAGATATCGTATGCTTGGGAATACAGGGCTTGAGATCAGTGAGATCGGGCTTGGATGTGAGGGATTTGTAGGAAAAGACGAACATGAAACAGAAGAACTCTTAAATCTGGCACAGAAAAAAGGAATAAATTATTTAGACCTATATACGCCTGATTCGGATCTCAGAGATCGAATCGGAAAGATGCTGAAAGGAAGGAGAGAAGAGTTTTTCCTTCAGGGGCATCTCTGTACGATTTGGAGGGACGGACAATATAAGCGCACCAGACAGATTGATGAAGTCAGGGAAGGATTCGAAGATATGCTTCAAAGACTATGTACCGATTCTTTGGAAGTAGGGATGATACACTATGTAGATTCCTTAAAAGACTGGAAGGAAGTATACGAGGGCCCGGTCATGCAGTATGCCAGAGAACTGAAGGCTCAGGGAAAGATTCGCCATATCGGGCTGAGCAGCCACAATCCGGAGGCTGCCATGGAAGCTGTAAAGAGCAGAGAGATCGAGGTTCTTATGTTCAGCATCAATCCTTGCTATGATCTGCAGCCCGCCGGGGAAAACTGTGAGGCATTATGGGATGACAAAAATTATAAAGGGGATCTTGTGAATATGGACCCGGCCAGGGAGGAGCTGTATGAAATGTGCAGTAAACAGGGTGTGGGCATTACCGTCATGAAAGCTTTCGGAGGAGGGGATCTGCTGAGTGAGGAATTATCACCCGCAGGCAGAGCGCTGACACCGAGTCAATGCATTCACTATGCACTTACCAGGCCTGCCGCAGCATCTGTCCTGGCTGGGGCTCACACTGCCGAAGAACTTTCAGACAGTCTGAGGTATGAAGAGGCAGGCGAAGATGAGAAGGATTACGCCCGTGCCCTGGCTGAGTTTCCGAATATCAGCTGGAAAGGCCACTGTATGTACTGCGGCCACTGCGCGCCTTGTCCGAAGGGAATTGAGGTGGCCTCTGTCACTAAGTTTTTAAATCTGGCAAAGGCTCAGGATGATGTTCCTGAAACAGTGAGAGAACACTATGCGGTTCTGGAACATAAGGCATCAGAGTGCATTGGATGCGGTATTTGTGAGAATCGGTGTCCGTTTGAAGTGTCCATCATTGAAAACATGAAAAAAGCCGCTGAAATATTCGCACAATAAGCCAAAGGAGAATTCGCATTGTACTTATTATTTTTTATACTGCCGATCCTGATTCTCATACCGGCAGGGATTTATTTATATATTTTCTTCCGCAGGATTTTAAGCCTTTTCTTAAAAAGAGACGTACGCATGGTGAAAGTGCTGAGTGCGGTTTTGGCACTGGCTTGTGTGTTTTCAGCATGGCCGGCCTATGGATGGGGAGGAGTGGCGGTCCTGCATCTTGTGGGAGTCTCTCTGGTCCTTGAGCTGATCAATCTTCTCTTAAAAAGAACGCCGTTTGTTTTCAAGAAATGGGATCTGATTTACAGAAGCGGGATACTGTCTTTTCTCATCATTGCGGTTGTCTTTTCCTACGGATATATTAATATGCAGCAGATTAAGAAGACCAGTTACAGGATCGGGACTCCTAAGATACAGCAGGAGGAAACGCTCAGAATAGCTCTCATGTCAGACATCCATCTGGGTGTTACGATGAGTGCCAAAGATCTGGAGAATTGGTGCGGCAAAATACAGAGTCAGGAGCCGGATCTGGTTCTTTTGACTGGAGATATCTTCGATGAGGATACAAAGAGAGAAGAGATGGAACGGGCGGCCAAAGCTTTGGGATATATGAAGAGTACTTATGGAAGTTTTTATGTATATGGGAATCATGATTCCAATCAGTACAGGGAAAAGCCGGAGTACACTTCTGGTTATCTCAGGAATACGTTAGAAAAAGCCGGAGTCCGTGTGCTGGAGGATGAGGTGTTTAAGACAGGGAAGGATATCTGTATCATCGGGAGAAAGGATGCCGGTGACCGGGACCGGAAGAGTCTGAAAGAGATCATGAAAGATGCACCGGAAAAAAGTTTCAGAATCCTGATGGATCACCAGCCCGGAGATCTGAAGGAAAATAACAGGCAGGGCATCGATCTTCAGGTGTCCGGACATACCCATGCCGGGCAGATCTGGCCGACCGGGCAGCTGATGCAGCTTCTTGGAATCAATGAGATCAACTATGGTTACCGGAAGACCGGGAACCTCCAGACCGTGGTGACATCCGGCATGGCGGGATGGGGGTATCCGATCCGCACGGGAGGCCACTGTGAATACGTGATCATAGATGTGGTGTTAAAGAAATGAGGTCTCACTGCGGTGCATTTTGTCTCTGTATTCGGTTCCCCACTGCACCATGGAGTCCAGGATCGGTTTTAAGCTCAGGCCGGTTTCAGTGAGAGAATATTCTACTTTCGGAGGGACCTGAGGGTAGACTTTCCGGTTTACCAGTCCGTCGGCTTCCATAGAGCGCAGATTGCTGGTCAGGACTTTCTGCGTGATTCCGGTCACGGAGCGCATCAGTTCGCTGAACCGTTTCGTTCCGGTCAAAAGATCACGTATGATTAAGACCTTCCATTTGTCACCGATCAGCTGCAGTGTCATTTCCACAGGACATTCCGGGATGTTTCGTTTTTTTGACATTGTGTACTTCCTCCTTGCTATGTTTATTTTATATCTTCCCATTTAGAAATACAATAAGTAACCTGGCGGCGGCATAGTATCTTTTGGATACCATGCCACCTTTTTGTGCGTGGTTTACGGAGTATGGAAGACCGATTAGAATAAAAGAAGAGAATGAAAGGTGCAAAAGGGGGATGAAATATGGGGACAGAAAATCAAAGGGTGTTAAAACAAAAGCTTTCGCAGGCAGAAGCCATTGTAATTGGCGCAGGCGCAGGGATGTCGGCGGCAGCCGGACTGCTGTATTCCGGAGAACGGTTTGAGAAGAATTTTAAGGACTTCATAGAGCGGTACGGACTCAGAGATATGTATTCCGCAGGTTTTTATCCGTTTCCTTCCCCGGAAGAAAAGTGGGCTTACTGGAGCAGGCATATTTATTTAAACCGATATGATATGCCCTCAGGAAAAGCATATACAGATCTGTTTCAGGCAGTGAGAGATAAAAATTATTTCGTGCTGACAACCAACGTAGATCATCAGTTTTGGCTGTCCGGATTTGAGGATCGGAGAATTTTTGCCGTCCAGGGAGATTACGGCCTGTTTCAGTGTAAAAAAGCGTGCCATCCGAAGCTCTACGATAATGAGACTCAGGTGAGGGCCATGGTACGGAAGCAGAGGAACTGCAGGATACCAAAGTCCCTGATACCAAAATGTCCGGTCTGCGGCGGAGAAATGGAAGTAAACATTAGGAAAGATGAATATTTCATAGAAGATGAGAAGTGGCATGAGGCGGCCGGACGTTATAAAAGATTTCTCAGTGAGAACAGAGACAAAAGAATCCTGTTTTTGGAACTTGGCGTCGGAATGAATACACCGGGGATTATAAAGTACCCTTTCTGGCAGCTGACTGCGGAGAATCCAAAGGCAGTCTATGTCTGCGTCAATTCCGGGGAAGCGTACTCTCCGAGGGAAATAGAAGCGCAGTCGATTTGTATTGACGGGGATATTGGGAAACTTATAGATATTTGTGTTTCGAGTCAGAAAATTGATTTGATTGACGAAAAAAGAATTCTTGCAATTAAGAAGTGGATATGGGGGTTACACTGATGGGGTAAAAAAAACATCAGGAAGGGAGAAAGAAAAAATGACACATGACGAGCAAAGAAAATATCTGATTCAGAAACTTCTTGATGAGGATATTCAGTATAAAGATGTGGTTATTCCAGCAGATGTGCAGCAGCAAAAATTACTGCTGCGCAGTTTAATGAATGTTAGACCGCCAAAGGCTGTCAGCCGGGAATTTATGGAAGTGCAGGATAACTACTTGTCCAATGAACGTGATGCAGCAGGAGTTGTTGATGCGGCATCCCTTCCCGTGGTTCCTCAATATCCGCGTCTTGTATTATGGCAGGGTGATATTACCGTGTTAAACTGTGATGCGATTGTAAATGCAGCGAATAGTCAGATGTGTGGATGTTTCCGGGCTTTGCACTCCTGTATCGATAATATCGTGCATACAAAAGCCGGTATTGCCCTGCGTCTGAAATGCAATGAGATTATGCAGAAACAAGGCCGCGAAGAACCTGCCGGGCAGGCGAAGATTACACCAGCATACAATTTGCCGTGCAAATATATACTTCACACCGTTGGCCCAATCATCGAAACGGGATATCCAAGTGAGCAGCAGAAAGAGCAGCTCGCGTCCTGCTATCGTTCCTGTTTACAGCTTGCATCTGAATACGGGTGCAAGAGCATTGCTTTTTGCTGTATCTCAACCGGCGTTTTTATGTTTCCAAACCGGGAGGCAGCCGAGATTGCGATTAAGACAGTCAAAGATGTTCTCGCTGTGGATACAAGGATTGAGAGAGTTATCTTTAATGTATACAAAGACTTAGATAAAGAAATCTACGAAAAATTACTTGCGGTAAATTGAGCGTATCATCACATAGAATTTTTACATCTGGTATGGTATGATTTTGAAAGTGAGAAAACATTACAAATGGGAATTATTAAAATGACAGGAGATAAAAATGGATAAAAAAATCATTTGCAAATTACTGACAATAGCAAGTGTAGGTTTGTTACTATCCGCTGCAATATTTATTTGTTTATGCCTTTTTTCAGCTGAAAGAAACAACATATATTTAGGTATTGCATTAGGCAGCCTTATATTATCAAGCTTATTCAATATAATTAAGAGACAAAATTCAAAGTAGTCACAAATTCCAGTTTGTATAAAACATAAAACAACGTGATAATCGCTGCTTTCACAGTAGTACTAATGAGCAGGAGATCCGAAAGGACTTCCTGCTTTTCTGTCATGAAAAAGGAGGGAAACCGAAGAAGAACATGGACAGCGCCCTCAACAAACTTCTGGATTTCTTGAACCCTGCCGAACTGGCAGTCCTTTTAAAGCTCCTTCAGCAATGCTTCTTTCCCAGCATCCAGAAGCCTGAAAAAAGTGCGGTGGAGCATGCGGCGGTTTTCCGGAGAAACATCCAGCAGACGTTTGGAAACCTTACGAAAATTTTTGATCCAGCAGACCGGCAGGTCCTGAAGTGTCTCCGCATCTGTGGCTGAGAAAATCTGATAAAGGCTGTTGAAAAAATCTTTTCGTTCGGAGCTGCTGAGGCCGGATAGCCAGTTTTTTAATGTGCGGTCAATAAATTCGGAGGAGGTGCTGACTGACTTTACCCGGATAAACTCAGGTCCCATGACCTCCCAGGAATATGGATCGTGCTGTAAAAGTCCGGTCTGTGTGCTGTGAATGACAGTATAATCGTCTTCATGGTCCAGAAGCATGCCTACGACCGAAGACTGGGGAAGGAAGGTATGGATGCGGTCTGATACAGAAAGATAGCCTTCGCTTTTTAACATTTCTTTTTCAAAGCCCGGACCGTCATGATTGTAGACTGTCTGTATGCGCCTCTGCATGGCTTTTGGGCAGGCAGACGTCGCGAAGACAGCCAGATTTCCTCCTTTTGAGTGTCCTCCGCATAAAAGTGGACCGCCGGTCTGCTCTGCTCCCCGGATCAAATACTCCAAGGCTTCCTTCTGGGCGGGAATCACAGGCATAAATGCCATGTTAAAGTCTTCTTTCCAACCGACAAGTGTGCTGTCTGCCCCGCGAAATGCAAAAAAGGCGCTGTGATCCTCAAACAGAATCGTAACGGCGGAAAACTGTTTTTCCTGTTCCCGGCTTAAACGGTCGGCATAACGTGAAAGTCTCAGCGGCCCAAAGCGTCTGCTCTCTCCGAGCATTCTAAGCAGTCTTTCATCTTCTTTCGTTCTGGTACGGCGGTTTTCTCTGTCCTGAGAGAAAAATGCATCGGATGCCTCCTTGATTGTCACCGAGCCGGATTCCGAGATACCGGGGACAATGCCAGGGAAGCGGATGTAGGAAAGACAGGACAGGATCAGGCTGTCAACCTCATTGATCCTACATTCCTGAAAACTTAAATCTCCCCTCCAGGCCAGATAATCAAAAATATTTGTGGACATAGGCGAGCTCCTTTGCGTGCTGAGACAATATCCTTCTATCTTCATTATACTGTAAAAACAGATTCCTCAAAACACTGTTTTATATTATAATAAACTGAACTACAAAAGAAAGGATTTAAGAAACCTATGAACCAAAATACAAAAGGTGTAATCTTTACGATGCTGGGCGGAATCTTCTGGGGGATTTCCGGGATTATCGGGAAATATCTGTTTGACGAAAAGCAGCTCACGGCCGTCTGGCTTGTGACGCTGAGGCTTTTGTCAGCAGGACTGCTTATGCTTATGCTGGCGGCAGTCCAGAAGAAGGGGGATATATTCCGTGTCTGGAAAAAGAAACGGACGGCAGTCAGCCAGCTGGTATTTTGTCTGTTTGGGATGACAGCCTGCCAGATGTCTTATTTTCTTGCAATCCAGTATTCTAACCCGGGGACAGCCACGGTGCTCCAGTACATTGCCCCGGCGCTGATCATGCTGTTCTGTCTGGCAGTGGAAAAGAGAAAGCCGAAGCGCCTGGAAGTGATTGTTTTAGTCTGCGTTATAGCCGGTGTTTTCCTGCTGGCGACTCACGGAGATCCGGGCAGCCTGGCTGTCACAGGCAGGGCTTTGTTCTGGGGACTTGCGGCTGCCGTGGCTCTGGCTGTCTATAACATTCAGCCGGAAAAGCTCCTCAATGAGTTTGGGTCCATGGAGACCGTGGGATGGGGGATGTTTATAGGGGGACTTCTTATGATACCTGTGACGGGATTTTTTCATGTACCCGGTATATGGGATATGACAACGGTCCTTTTGGCACTGGCCGTTATCATCTTCGGAACGGTGATTCCGTTTGGATGTTATCTGGAAGGCGTCTGTCTGCTGGGACCCGTGAGAGCCAGTATGTTTGCGTGTGTGGAACCGCTGGTGGCGGCAGTCATGTCCGCGCTGCTGCTGGGAGAGGTCTTTGTCGGTGTGGATGTTCTGGGATTCGCCCTGATCATAGGAGGGGTAACATCCCTGGCAGTGTTTGACCGGTCGTAATCTAATGAAGAGGATTTGTCTGTGTCCTTCTGCATGGATGAAAAGTTTATAAATAATTGCTGTTCTGTTGGATATATTTGTGCAATATGCTATAATAAATCAGACATAACGTGTGGGAGCACAGAGAATTAACGGAGATCTAGGAGGGCAATATGGAGAGATACATTATGGCACTGGATGCGGGAACAACGAGCAACCGGTGTATCCTGTTCAACAGAGAAGGCAAGATCTGCAGTGTGGCTCAGAAGGAATTCACTCAGATATTTCCGAATCCGGGATGGGTGGAGCATGATGCGGACGAGATCTGGTCTACGCAGCTTGGAGTGGCGGTGGAGGCCATGCAGAAGATCGGTGTCACGGCGGAACAGATTGCAGGCATCGGCATCACCAACCAGAGGGAAACTACGATCCTTTGGGACAAGGAGACAGGGGAGCCGATCTACAATGCCATTGTGTGGCAGTGCCGCAGGACCTCACAGCTCTGTGATTCCCTGAAAGAACAGGGACTGGAAGAAAAGATACGGGATAAGACCGGTTTGATCATCGATGCCTATTTTTCCGGGACGAAGGTCAAGTGGATTCTGGACCACGTGGAAGGAGCAAGGGAGAGGGCGCAAAAGGGAGAGATTCTCTTTGGAACCGTGGAGACATGGCTGATCTGGAAACTCACAAAAGGAAAAGTCCATGTGACGGATTATTCCAATGCGTCCAGAACCATGCTGTTTAATATCAAAGATCTCACATGGGATAAGGAGATCCTTGAGATTCTTGACATCCCGGAAGCGATGCTTCCGAAACCTGTCCAGTCAAGTGAGATATACGGTGAGGCAGACCCGTCATATTTCGGCGGTGCGGTTCCTATCGCGGGCGCGGCGGGAGACCAGCAGGCGGCTCTGTTCGGACAGACCTGCTTTAAGGCGGGCGAAGCCAAGAATACATATGGCACGGGAGGATTCCTTCTCATGAATACAGGCCGGATGCCTGTAAATTCCCAGCACGGACTCCTGACAACCATCGCATGGGGACTGGACGGTAAGGTGGACTATGCGCTGGAAGGATCTATTTTTGTGGCGGGAGCTGCCATCCAGTGGCTGAGGGATGAGTTAAAACTCATCGATTCTTCCCAGGATTCTGAGTATATGGCCCAAAAAGTGAAGGACAGCAACGGCTGTTATGTAGTGCCGGCGTTTACGGGACTGGGTGCTCCTCACTGGGACCAGTATGCCAGGGGAACGATCCTCGGCATTACCCGCGGAGTCAATAAGTGCCACATTATTAGGGCGACATTAGAGTCTATTGCATTTCAGGTCAATGATGTGCTGAAGGCTATGGAGGCCGACGGAGGCATTCATTTAAGTTCTCTCAAGGTAGACGGAGGCGCCAGCCAGAACAATCTTTTAATGCAGATGCAGGCAGATATCAGCGGTGCCCCGGTACACCGTCCGGCCTGTGTGGAGACGACAGCTATGGGAGCGGCATACCTGGCAGGCCTTGCAGTCGGCTATTGGGATAGCAAAGAGAAGCTGTCCGAGAACATGGAGATCGACTGTGTCTTTGAACCTCAGATCAGTGAGGAAGAAAGAGAGAAAAAAGTATCCGGATGGAAACGGGCAGTCCGCTATTCATACG is a window encoding:
- a CDS encoding SIR2 family NAD-dependent protein deacylase; translation: MGTENQRVLKQKLSQAEAIVIGAGAGMSAAAGLLYSGERFEKNFKDFIERYGLRDMYSAGFYPFPSPEEKWAYWSRHIYLNRYDMPSGKAYTDLFQAVRDKNYFVLTTNVDHQFWLSGFEDRRIFAVQGDYGLFQCKKACHPKLYDNETQVRAMVRKQRNCRIPKSLIPKCPVCGGEMEVNIRKDEYFIEDEKWHEAAGRYKRFLSENRDKRILFLELGVGMNTPGIIKYPFWQLTAENPKAVYVCVNSGEAYSPREIEAQSICIDGDIGKLIDICVSSQKIDLIDEKRILAIKKWIWGLH
- a CDS encoding protein-ADP-ribose hydrolase; the encoded protein is MTHDEQRKYLIQKLLDEDIQYKDVVIPADVQQQKLLLRSLMNVRPPKAVSREFMEVQDNYLSNERDAAGVVDAASLPVVPQYPRLVLWQGDITVLNCDAIVNAANSQMCGCFRALHSCIDNIVHTKAGIALRLKCNEIMQKQGREEPAGQAKITPAYNLPCKYILHTVGPIIETGYPSEQQKEQLASCYRSCLQLASEYGCKSIAFCCISTGVFMFPNREAAEIAIKTVKDVLAVDTRIERVIFNVYKDLDKEIYEKLLAVN
- a CDS encoding nucleoside/nucleotide kinase family protein gives rise to the protein MKNWKEYVFDVNGFQINTVYSGEAIETIFLPMLRKLTGMQKKLGRRLIVFLAAPPAVGKTTLSKFLEYLALQHEDLTEIQAIGLDGFHYHSDYINSHNAVVMGKEVPMKKVKGCPETYDTKKLEDKLKKIKEEDILWPIYDRNIHDVVEDVEKITKDIVLIEGNWLLLDEEPWKTLKDTADYTIMIRSEEETLKERLIGRKMKGGLTREEAEDWYINSDSVNVRRVLETSLDGDLMLKVEADGDYIGG
- a CDS encoding metallophosphoesterase, with the protein product MYLLFFILPILILIPAGIYLYIFFRRILSLFLKRDVRMVKVLSAVLALACVFSAWPAYGWGGVAVLHLVGVSLVLELINLLLKRTPFVFKKWDLIYRSGILSFLIIAVVFSYGYINMQQIKKTSYRIGTPKIQQEETLRIALMSDIHLGVTMSAKDLENWCGKIQSQEPDLVLLTGDIFDEDTKREEMERAAKALGYMKSTYGSFYVYGNHDSNQYREKPEYTSGYLRNTLEKAGVRVLEDEVFKTGKDICIIGRKDAGDRDRKSLKEIMKDAPEKSFRILMDHQPGDLKENNRQGIDLQVSGHTHAGQIWPTGQLMQLLGINEINYGYRKTGNLQTVVTSGMAGWGYPIRTGGHCEYVIIDVVLKK
- a CDS encoding DMT family transporter, which encodes MNQNTKGVIFTMLGGIFWGISGIIGKYLFDEKQLTAVWLVTLRLLSAGLLMLMLAAVQKKGDIFRVWKKKRTAVSQLVFCLFGMTACQMSYFLAIQYSNPGTATVLQYIAPALIMLFCLAVEKRKPKRLEVIVLVCVIAGVFLLATHGDPGSLAVTGRALFWGLAAAVALAVYNIQPEKLLNEFGSMETVGWGMFIGGLLMIPVTGFFHVPGIWDMTTVLLALAVIIFGTVIPFGCYLEGVCLLGPVRASMFACVEPLVAAVMSALLLGEVFVGVDVLGFALIIGGVTSLAVFDRS
- a CDS encoding zinc-binding dehydrogenase, which codes for MKSTAAVLAGKNQVYVKEVELPEIGEEELLVKVVSNSICLSTYKAALRGGEHKRVPDDLSPEHPTITGHEFGGYIVEVGEKLKDRFKPGEKFVLQPAMGLPSGYSAGYSYEYYGGNATYCIIPKVSIDIGCVLPYDGDYFANASLAEPMSCIIGAFHATYHTTPYVYEHRMGLKDGGSVALLGCAGPMGIGAIDYALNGPYNSKRIVVTDINEERLERAKSLITPEDAASKGVELIYVNTAGKENAVEELKELNGGKGYDEVFVFAPVESLIEMGDDLLGNDGCLNFFAGPTDNNFKAKYNFYNVHYEGTHICGTSGGAPADMIESLELSAAGKINPSYMVTHIGGIDAAPDTILNLPKLPGGKKLIYPHIKMELTAIEDFEKLGKENEMFAHLAEICKANNNVWCKEAEEYLLDTLAPEK
- the glpK gene encoding glycerol kinase GlpK translates to MERYIMALDAGTTSNRCILFNREGKICSVAQKEFTQIFPNPGWVEHDADEIWSTQLGVAVEAMQKIGVTAEQIAGIGITNQRETTILWDKETGEPIYNAIVWQCRRTSQLCDSLKEQGLEEKIRDKTGLIIDAYFSGTKVKWILDHVEGARERAQKGEILFGTVETWLIWKLTKGKVHVTDYSNASRTMLFNIKDLTWDKEILEILDIPEAMLPKPVQSSEIYGEADPSYFGGAVPIAGAAGDQQAALFGQTCFKAGEAKNTYGTGGFLLMNTGRMPVNSQHGLLTTIAWGLDGKVDYALEGSIFVAGAAIQWLRDELKLIDSSQDSEYMAQKVKDSNGCYVVPAFTGLGAPHWDQYARGTILGITRGVNKCHIIRATLESIAFQVNDVLKAMEADGGIHLSSLKVDGGASQNNLLMQMQADISGAPVHRPACVETTAMGAAYLAGLAVGYWDSKEKLSENMEIDCVFEPQISEEEREKKVSGWKRAVRYSYGWAKEE
- a CDS encoding DUF2974 domain-containing protein; protein product: MSTNIFDYLAWRGDLSFQECRINEVDSLILSCLSYIRFPGIVPGISESGSVTIKEASDAFFSQDRENRRTRTKEDERLLRMLGESRRFGPLRLSRYADRLSREQEKQFSAVTILFEDHSAFFAFRGADSTLVGWKEDFNMAFMPVIPAQKEALEYLIRGAEQTGGPLLCGGHSKGGNLAVFATSACPKAMQRRIQTVYNHDGPGFEKEMLKSEGYLSVSDRIHTFLPQSSVVGMLLDHEDDYTVIHSTQTGLLQHDPYSWEVMGPEFIRVKSVSTSSEFIDRTLKNWLSGLSSSERKDFFNSLYQIFSATDAETLQDLPVCWIKNFRKVSKRLLDVSPENRRMLHRTFFRLLDAGKEALLKEL
- a CDS encoding winged helix-turn-helix transcriptional regulator; protein product: MSKKRNIPECPVEMTLQLIGDKWKVLIIRDLLTGTKRFSELMRSVTGITQKVLTSNLRSMEADGLVNRKVYPQVPPKVEYSLTETGLSLKPILDSMVQWGTEYRDKMHRSETSFL
- a CDS encoding aldo/keto reductase is translated as MRYRMLGNTGLEISEIGLGCEGFVGKDEHETEELLNLAQKKGINYLDLYTPDSDLRDRIGKMLKGRREEFFLQGHLCTIWRDGQYKRTRQIDEVREGFEDMLQRLCTDSLEVGMIHYVDSLKDWKEVYEGPVMQYARELKAQGKIRHIGLSSHNPEAAMEAVKSREIEVLMFSINPCYDLQPAGENCEALWDDKNYKGDLVNMDPAREELYEMCSKQGVGITVMKAFGGGDLLSEELSPAGRALTPSQCIHYALTRPAAASVLAGAHTAEELSDSLRYEEAGEDEKDYARALAEFPNISWKGHCMYCGHCAPCPKGIEVASVTKFLNLAKAQDDVPETVREHYAVLEHKASECIGCGICENRCPFEVSIIENMKKAAEIFAQ